In the Burkholderia contaminans genome, GAGCGCGTCGCGTCGTTCTTCTGGATCCAGAGCATGGTGCGCGACGACGGCGACCGCACGCTGCTGTTCCAGCTCGATACGCAGATTCAGGCGCTTTCCGCGGAGAAAGGGCCGAAGGATCCGATGGTCATTTCGTTGACGGGGATTTATCACAACCTGTTGAGGAAGTGGGCGGATGCGTAGCGGGAACGGGTTGCGCTGCCAGGCCGTACCCCTGCGCTTGCGTCACGCCGGAATCCATGACTAAAATGACCATCGTCAAATGACCATGCTCATATCATGATGCCGCACGCTCCCGTTTCGAAATCCGAGTTCAAGGCCCGCGCACTCGAATACTTCCGGCTCGTCGAGGCGTCAGGCGAAAGCCTGATCGTCACCGATCACGGCAAGCCGACGCTCGAAATCCGGCCGTATCACGCACGCGAGGCTCAGCCGTTGGACATATTGCGCGGCTCGGTCATGCGCTACGACAATCCTCTCGATCCGATTGCGGAAGATGATTGGGAGGCGTCGCGGTGATCGTGCTGGATACACATGCGTTGGTGTGGTGGGTGGCGGGCGATCCGTCGCTCAGCAAGAAAGCGAGAAGCGCGATCGATCGCGCTCGGGGTGAAGGCGCGCTCGCCGCATCGGCAATCTCCGCGTGGGAGATTGCCATGCTGGTGCGCAACGACCGCCTCGCGCTGACGATGGATGTCGACGCGTGGCTGGCCACCGTCGCGCAGATCGACGGCATGCGCTTCGTGCCCGTCGATGCCGACATCGCCGCGAAATCCACCGACCTGCCCGGCACGTTCCACAAGGATCCGGCCGACCGCATGATCGTCGCGACAGCACGGCGGCTCGGCGCGCCGCTCGTCACCCGCGACGAAAAAATCCGCGCTTACGCGCACGTCAAGACGCTCTGGTAAGCGTCGGCCGCCCGCGGGTCGAACCGCGACACATCCTCCGCCGGACTCTGGCATATTGGCAATTCGTCCGACCAAATCAACCGCGAGCACCCGGCCCTGCGCAACAGCGCTTCCTGCTGCCAGCCGGACGTGGCCCGCAACCGTCATTGCGCCACTTCGTCCACTATCGTGATTTCGCTCTCCGATCCCGTTGTCCGGTCTATCGCCCTGCTGGAGTCGCACGAAGGGTTTGTCGATCTTGCTGGTTTCCATGCGCGCATTGCCGTCGATCTCGGCCGCCGCGACATCGCGAGCAGAAGCCCGCATTTCCTGAAAGTGCGTCGTGGCGTGGCGGACCGGCTGATCGCCGCCGCGCATGCGCTGCCCGACGGCCTGCGCCTGTACGTCAAGGAAGGCTATCGCCCGCTGGCCCTGCAGCGCGACTTCTTCTCCGCGCACCTCGCGCATCTGCGCCGCACGCTGAATCCGCTTCCGGACGAAGACGCGCTGATCGCACTGACGAGCCACCACGTCGCGCCGCCGGAAGTCGCCGCGCACCCAACGGGCGCAGCCGTCGACCTCACGCTGATCTCGGCCGAAGGCATCGAGCTCGACATGGGCTGCGTCATGAACGCCACCGACCAGGAATCATCCGGCGCGTGCTACACGCACAACCCGTTCATCAGTCGCGCAACCGCCCGCAACCGCGAGGTCCTGATCACCGCGCTGACGAGCGCCGGCCTCACCAATTACCCTGCGGAATGGTGGCACTGGTCGTTCGGCGACCGCTATTGGGCCGTGATGCACGATCAATCGCACGCCCTCTACGGCCCCGTCGAGGAAAACATGCTCGACGAAGCCGCGTGCTGACATTCTTTCCGACGAAACGCGCCCGCCTCGGTAACATCCTCACTTGTCGATCCCTGCCCGCTCCCGCACAATCGCAGCACCTGCAACACTCTCCCCCGCGCCGATGTCCTATGCGTCACTCGCCACCGGCGTCCTCCTCGCGGGCGGCCTCGGTCAGCGCTTCGACCCGAGCGGCCTGCACAGCAAGCTGCTCGCGCTGCTTCCCGACGGCACGCCGGTTGCGGTCGCGGCCGCCCGCCATCTCGCGGCGGCCACGGCCGACGTGATCGCCGTCGTGCGTCCCGGTGCCGAGAAACTCGCGATGCTGCTGAACGAAGCCGGCTGCCACGTCGTCTATGCGCCCGACGCGATGCGCGGCATGGGCGCGAGCCTCGCGGCCGGTGTGCGCGCGACGCCCGACGCGAACGGCTGGCTCGTCGCGCTCGGCGACATGCCGTGGATCGCCGCCTCCACCTACGAAACGGTCACGCGAGCGCTCGAAGCCGATAACGCATCGATCGTCGCGCCCGCGCACCGCGGCGTGCGCGGCCATCCGGTCGGCTTCGCCGCGCACCATTTCGATGCACTGGCCGCCCTCGACGGCGACACGGGCGCCCGCGCGCTGTTCGCCAGCGCGCCGGTGCAACTGCTCGACGTCGACGACCCCGGCATCGTGCGCGACGTCGATACACCGGCGGACTTGCGCTGACCGGGATCGCACCAGGCGCGCGGTGCAAAGCAGCGCAAGCGCCGCGCCCGGCAGGCTCCTGCTGAAACCCGCCCATCCGCGGCTTGCACCGACGACAGACCACCCGCCGCCACAATCGCGCTGCAAACGCACGCCCGATTGGCTATAACGGAGACGAGGCGCCCCTGCCGCGCCACCGCCGTCACGCACTGCGCGAGTTCTCCATGACCGATCACACGACCCCGACGCCCGAGCCACCGGCCGACCCGAACCGCGACCCGGAAGACGATCCGCTGTCGTCGCCGCCAGGCCATCACGACAACCCGCAGCAACCGGACGGACCGCCGAGCAAGGATCCGGTTTAGCGACAGGGCTGCAGGGCCGCGCAGTCACCGCGGGTAGCCGTCATGCGCCATCGACGCATGGCGCTGCCTAGCGCGCCGTATACCCGCCGTCGATCGGCAGCGACACGCCGCTGACCATCGACGCCGCATCGCTCAGCAGGAACAGGATCGGTTCGACGACCTCGTCCGGCTCCGCGAATCGCCCGAGCGGAATCGCGGCCAGCATCGGCGCCCGCTTTTCCGGTTCGCTCCACGCGAACTGCGCCATCGGCGTGAGCGTGACGGTCGGGTTCACACTGTTCACACGAATGCCGTGCGGCCCGAGTTCGATGCACAGCACGCGCGTGATCGCGTCCATCGCCGCCTTCGACGCGCAGTAACTCAGATGCGCGGGCAACCCGACGAGCGCGGCCTGGCTCGATACGTTGACGATGCTGCCCCGCGCCTGCGCGACACCGCGCGCGTCACGCGCGACCATCTTCCGTGCGACGGCCCGAGCAACGAGCGCCGCGCCGCGCGCATTGACGGCCATCACGCGATCGAAATGCGCGGCGCTCACCTCGAGCGCCGATTCGAGCGACGCGATCCCCGCGCAATTCACGAGGCCGTCGAACGCATCGTGCGCGGCGAGCGCCGCATCGATCGCATGCTCGTCGCCACCGACATCGAGTTGCATCGTCTCGCACGCGACCTCGCCGGCCAGCGCATCGAGCGCGGCCGAGTCGCGCCCGGCCGCGACGACCTGCGCGCCCGCCCGCGCCAGCGCGACCGCGCATGCGCGCCCGATCCCGCTCGACGCCCCCGTGACGAGCACCCGCGAACCGCCGAAATCGAATCGTGTCTTCATGATGGCGTGTGCAACCCGTGCATGATCGGTTTGAGCGCCGGATACAGCGCCGTATAAAGCGCAAAGCGCGCCGCATATGCTTTCGCGCGTTCGACATCGGGCCGTGCTCGCTCGACGAGCGTGACCCATCCGCCTTGCGCATCGTCGTGCGACACGAGCCCTGCCCCGACGCCCGCGAGCAAGGCCGCCCCCATCGCGGCTTCGACGTCCTGCTCGATCGTCCACACCGGGAAGCCCGTCACGTCCGCGATGATCTGCATCCATAGCGCCGAATGCGCGGCCCCGCCCACGACGATCAGCCGGTCGTCGAGCGCCGCCGCGCCTTGCCGGCCGGCCTCGATGTTGTGCCGCAACGCGAATGCGACGCCTTCGAGCACCGCGCGATACAGGTGCGCGCGCGTATGCGCGAGACTCAGCCCGACGAACGCGCCGCTCGCCTTCGCGTCCCACACGGGGCTGCGCTCGCCCATCAGGTACGGCAGGAACAGCACGCCGTCGGCGCCCGGCGGCACGCTTTCGGCCGCCTCCTCGAGCAGCACGTGCGGATCGCCGTGCGGCAGCAGGCGCGCCGCATCGACTTCCGCGTGACAGAACTGGTCGCGAAACCACGCGACCGACGCGCCGGCCGTGATCGCGCCGCCGAACACGTACAGGTCGCGCTGCCCGTTGAACACGTGCGGCATGCTGACGAGCCCGTGACGCGCATCGACGTGCCGGCTGACGTAACCCCAGCACATGCTGGTGCCGATCATCGCGACGTGCTGACCGGCGCGCGTCGCACCGGCCGCGAAGGTCGCGACGGCCGCATCGACGCCGCCCGCGACGACGGGCGTGCCGGCCGGCAGCCCGAGCTGCTCCGTCCATTGCGACAGCAGCCCGCCGACGATGTCCGTCGATTCGACGAGCCGCTCGGGCATCATCGTCGCCGGAATGCCGAGCATGTCGAGTGCATCGTCGGACCACTCGCGGCGCGCGACGTCGTATACGCCGCCGATATTGCCGGCCGAACTGTGATCGACCGCGACCTCGCCGGTCAGCAGGTAGATCACGTACGCGTTCGGCGGCAGGAAGTAGCGCACGTTCGCCCATACGTCCGGCCGCTGGTCGCGCAGCCACAGCATCTTCGTGAAGCCGTAATAGCTGTCGACGCCGTTGCCCGTGATCACGCGCAGCCGCTCGACGTTCACGTTCGCGTTGACCCAGTCGACTTCCGCGGTCGCGCGCCGGTCCATCCAGATCAGGCACGGATGGAGCGGCCGCATGTCGATGTCGACCGGAATGCCCGAGCCGCCGTACAGGCTGCCCACGCACACCGCGCGGATCGCATCGGACGGCACGCCCTGCGCGCGCGCATCGCTCACGCAGCCCGCGATGCACGCGAGCACGGCATCGAACCACACCTGCGGCCATTGCTCGGCCCACAGCGGGCGCGGCGTATCGGGCTGGTAGCCGGCCGAGCGCCGCGCGACGATCCTGCCGTGCCGGTCGACGAGCAGCGCCTTGGTGCTTTGCGTGCCGATGTCGACGCCTATGACGTATTCCATGATGTCTCCGTTGACGCGCACGCCGGCCGTCAGCGGGCCGGCTTCAGCAGCACCTTGATCGATTCGGGCGATTTCGCGACGCGGATCGCGTCGTCCCAGTCCTCGAGCGCGAAATCGTGCGTGACGATGCCTTTCGACGTGACGAGCCCGCGCGCGAGCAGGTCGATCGCGATCGGGTAGCAGTATGGCCCCAGGTGCGCGCCGCGCACGTCGAGCTCCTTGCGGTCGCCGATGATCGACCAGTCGACGGTCGCATCCTCGCCGAACACGCTGAATTCGACGAAGCGGCCGAGCTTGCGGATCAGGTCGAGCCCCTGGCTCACGCCGACCGGCGCGCCGGTCGTCTCGATGTAGACGTCGCAGCCGTAGCCGTCGGTGAGCGACCTGACGATCTCGCGCGCGTCGTCGCGCGTCGGGTTGATCGTCACGTCCGCACCGTACTCGCGTGCGAGTTCGAGCCGTTCGTCGATCAGGTCGATCACGACGAGCTTCTTCGGCGTCTTCAGGTGCGCGACCTGCGTCATCATCAGCCCGAGCGGGCCCGCGCCCGCGATCACCACCACGTCGTCGAGCTGGACATCGCCGCGGTTCACCGTATGGATCGCGCACGACAGCGGCTCGATGATCGCGGCATCCTCGAGCGATACGCCGAGCGGAATCCTGTGGACGATCGCGGTCGGCGGAATGCGCATGTATTCGGCCATCCCGCCGTCGGCCACCTCGCGCTGGAAGCCGAAGATGTTGTGCACTTCGCACATCCAGTACTGGCCCGACTTGCAATAGCGGCACTTGCCGCACGGCACGATCTGCTCGGCGATCACGCGGTCGCCCACCGCCACGCCGAAATGCTCGGCCGCGCCGTCGCCAAGCGCTTCGACATGGCCGAAGAATTCGTGGCCGGGAATCACGGGCGCCTTCACCCACGGGCTCGGGCCGCCCCAGAACATCTTCGCGCCCGTGTAGCACTTGCAGTCGCTCGCGCAGATCCCGCATGCGGCGATGCGGATCACGAGCTCGTTCGCGCCGGGGTGCGGCTTCGCGACCTGTTCGACGCGATAG is a window encoding:
- a CDS encoding type II toxin-antitoxin system Phd/YefM family antitoxin — translated: MMPHAPVSKSEFKARALEYFRLVEASGESLIVTDHGKPTLEIRPYHAREAQPLDILRGSVMRYDNPLDPIAEDDWEASR
- a CDS encoding type II toxin-antitoxin system VapC family toxin, whose translation is MIVLDTHALVWWVAGDPSLSKKARSAIDRARGEGALAASAISAWEIAMLVRNDRLALTMDVDAWLATVAQIDGMRFVPVDADIAAKSTDLPGTFHKDPADRMIVATARRLGAPLVTRDEKIRAYAHVKTLW
- a CDS encoding M15 family metallopeptidase, with protein sequence MISLSDPVVRSIALLESHEGFVDLAGFHARIAVDLGRRDIASRSPHFLKVRRGVADRLIAAAHALPDGLRLYVKEGYRPLALQRDFFSAHLAHLRRTLNPLPDEDALIALTSHHVAPPEVAAHPTGAAVDLTLISAEGIELDMGCVMNATDQESSGACYTHNPFISRATARNREVLITALTSAGLTNYPAEWWHWSFGDRYWAVMHDQSHALYGPVEENMLDEAAC
- a CDS encoding nucleotidyltransferase family protein; translation: MSYASLATGVLLAGGLGQRFDPSGLHSKLLALLPDGTPVAVAAARHLAAATADVIAVVRPGAEKLAMLLNEAGCHVVYAPDAMRGMGASLAAGVRATPDANGWLVALGDMPWIAASTYETVTRALEADNASIVAPAHRGVRGHPVGFAAHHFDALAALDGDTGARALFASAPVQLLDVDDPGIVRDVDTPADLR
- a CDS encoding SDR family oxidoreductase, which codes for MKTRFDFGGSRVLVTGASSGIGRACAVALARAGAQVVAAGRDSAALDALAGEVACETMQLDVGGDEHAIDAALAAHDAFDGLVNCAGIASLESALEVSAAHFDRVMAVNARGAALVARAVARKMVARDARGVAQARGSIVNVSSQAALVGLPAHLSYCASKAAMDAITRVLCIELGPHGIRVNSVNPTVTLTPMAQFAWSEPEKRAPMLAAIPLGRFAEPDEVVEPILFLLSDAASMVSGVSLPIDGGYTAR
- a CDS encoding FGGY-family carbohydrate kinase, encoding MEYVIGVDIGTQSTKALLVDRHGRIVARRSAGYQPDTPRPLWAEQWPQVWFDAVLACIAGCVSDARAQGVPSDAIRAVCVGSLYGGSGIPVDIDMRPLHPCLIWMDRRATAEVDWVNANVNVERLRVITGNGVDSYYGFTKMLWLRDQRPDVWANVRYFLPPNAYVIYLLTGEVAVDHSSAGNIGGVYDVARREWSDDALDMLGIPATMMPERLVESTDIVGGLLSQWTEQLGLPAGTPVVAGGVDAAVATFAAGATRAGQHVAMIGTSMCWGYVSRHVDARHGLVSMPHVFNGQRDLYVFGGAITAGASVAWFRDQFCHAEVDAARLLPHGDPHVLLEEAAESVPPGADGVLFLPYLMGERSPVWDAKASGAFVGLSLAHTRAHLYRAVLEGVAFALRHNIEAGRQGAAALDDRLIVVGGAAHSALWMQIIADVTGFPVWTIEQDVEAAMGAALLAGVGAGLVSHDDAQGGWVTLVERARPDVERAKAYAARFALYTALYPALKPIMHGLHTPS
- a CDS encoding alcohol dehydrogenase catalytic domain-containing protein, whose translation is MTTPEAQPRMTAVVCHGPEDYRVEQVAKPHPGANELVIRIAACGICASDCKCYTGAKMFWGGPSPWVKAPVIPGHEFFGHVEALGDGAAEHFGVAVGDRVIAEQIVPCGKCRYCKSGQYWMCEVHNIFGFQREVADGGMAEYMRIPPTAIVHRIPLGVSLEDAAIIEPLSCAIHTVNRGDVQLDDVVVIAGAGPLGLMMTQVAHLKTPKKLVVIDLIDERLELAREYGADVTINPTRDDAREIVRSLTDGYGCDVYIETTGAPVGVSQGLDLIRKLGRFVEFSVFGEDATVDWSIIGDRKELDVRGAHLGPYCYPIAIDLLARGLVTSKGIVTHDFALEDWDDAIRVAKSPESIKVLLKPAR